The Enterococcus sp. 7F3_DIV0205 genome has a window encoding:
- the dinB gene encoding DNA polymerase IV, with translation MISELRFPLKKDTSRKIIHIDMDAFFASVEERDHPELVGHPLVIARHPSDTGGKGVVTTANYEARKFGIHSAMSAQKAYELCPDAIFKPGNYEKYSEISHQIREIFHRYTDIIEPVSIDEAYLDVTTNKINSKSAIKIAKLIQYDIWNELHLTCSAGVSYNKFLAKLGSDFQKPKGLTVVMPDEAETFLKALPIEKFHGVGKKTVPKMHDLGIFTGEDLYSKDEMELIRNFGKMGYSLYRKVRGIHDSPVNITRDRKSVGKEHTYGTPLTTEAQVTAQLRQLAERVEESLERVQKHGKTVVLKVRYADYTTVTKRQTLPEYISKKEELYYQANLIWEEILGLEQGIRLLGITLTNLDPMAYENMVLPLWEKQKPEEGETLKN, from the coding sequence ATGATCAGTGAGTTACGTTTTCCCTTAAAGAAGGATACATCACGTAAGATTATTCATATTGATATGGATGCTTTTTTTGCTTCTGTGGAAGAGCGTGATCATCCTGAACTAGTGGGGCACCCCTTAGTGATTGCTCGTCATCCTAGCGACACAGGTGGTAAAGGTGTTGTGACTACTGCAAATTATGAAGCGCGTAAATTTGGTATTCATTCTGCAATGAGTGCCCAGAAAGCTTATGAATTATGTCCCGATGCGATTTTTAAGCCAGGCAATTACGAAAAATATTCCGAAATTTCTCATCAAATAAGGGAAATTTTCCATCGTTATACAGATATAATAGAACCTGTTTCCATAGATGAAGCTTATTTGGATGTAACGACAAATAAAATAAACAGTAAATCAGCAATCAAGATCGCTAAATTGATACAATACGACATCTGGAATGAACTTCACTTAACTTGTTCAGCAGGTGTTAGTTATAACAAATTTTTGGCAAAATTAGGTTCTGATTTTCAAAAACCTAAAGGCTTAACTGTTGTGATGCCAGATGAAGCTGAAACATTTTTGAAAGCTTTACCTATCGAAAAATTTCACGGAGTAGGGAAAAAGACTGTACCAAAAATGCATGATTTAGGCATTTTTACTGGTGAAGACTTGTATAGTAAAGATGAGATGGAATTGATCCGTAATTTTGGTAAGATGGGCTATTCACTTTATCGAAAAGTACGAGGAATCCATGATTCTCCTGTAAATATAACAAGAGATCGTAAATCTGTGGGAAAAGAACATACATATGGCACGCCGCTGACAACAGAAGCACAAGTAACTGCTCAGCTACGCCAGTTGGCTGAACGCGTAGAAGAATCACTAGAACGAGTCCAAAAACACGGGAAAACAGTTGTTTTAAAAGTCCGATATGCAGATTATACAACTGTAACGAAACGTCAAACACTTCCAGAATATATTTCTAAAAAAGAGGAATTGTATTATCAAGCAAATTTGATATGGGAAGAAATTCTTGGTTTGGAACAAGGGATTCGATTGTTAGGGATTACATTGACGAACCTTGATCCAATGGCTTATGAGAATATGGTTTTACCTTTGTGGGAAAAACAAAAGCCTGAAGAAGGTGAAACATTAAAGAATTAA
- a CDS encoding cryptochrome/photolyase family protein yields MSKTIMWFRKDLRLDDNTAFDKMIENSEDTDELICLFQLNPLQFLENSYNQDAFFSSLFTFYEHAKKHNIAIHFLYGNIKENFTVLKKTFQDWDTVYFNQDERGFGRQRDQEMTVFFEEHQIQVYSYQDSHLHGVEEIKKPTGENYKVFTPYFRKWLTMPKRPYQRATKLNRSFAKLTHPLFSEGENQFKQIIKKIDLPFDYECGETVAEEYLTEFIKHHLHNYQKGRDYPFSDQTSKLSRFLRTGELSIRKVWHALNAEPDSDGRQTFISELCWRDFYNMIYFENPKQKTQEIKDQYRQLQWSYNQPFFERWKNGQTGYPIVDAGMRQLNQTGWMHNRLRMIVASFLTKDLMIDWRMGEKYFQQKLIDYDAASNIGGWQWAASTGTDAVPYFRIFNPTTQGEKFDPYGEFIRQFIPELKNVPNKYIHEPNKMPVDIQKSSGVSLGDDYPTPIVDHSKIRSEILAFFKESSI; encoded by the coding sequence ATGAGCAAAACAATTATGTGGTTTCGTAAAGATCTTCGCTTAGACGACAACACCGCTTTTGATAAGATGATAGAAAATAGTGAAGATACAGATGAACTCATCTGCCTTTTTCAATTAAATCCATTACAATTTTTGGAAAACAGTTACAATCAGGATGCTTTTTTCTCTAGTTTATTTACTTTTTATGAGCATGCTAAAAAACATAATATTGCGATTCATTTTTTATATGGAAATATAAAAGAAAATTTTACAGTCCTAAAAAAGACCTTTCAAGATTGGGATACAGTATATTTTAATCAAGATGAACGCGGCTTTGGCAGACAACGAGATCAAGAAATGACTGTTTTTTTTGAAGAGCATCAGATTCAAGTTTATTCTTATCAAGATAGTCATTTGCATGGTGTAGAGGAGATTAAAAAACCGACAGGTGAAAACTATAAAGTATTTACGCCCTATTTTCGTAAATGGCTGACAATGCCTAAGCGACCGTATCAAAGAGCAACAAAGCTTAACAGATCTTTTGCAAAGCTTACACATCCATTATTTAGTGAAGGAGAAAATCAGTTTAAGCAAATCATAAAAAAAATAGACTTGCCCTTTGATTATGAATGTGGTGAGACCGTGGCTGAGGAGTATTTAACAGAATTCATAAAGCATCATCTACATAATTATCAAAAAGGACGAGATTACCCTTTTTCAGACCAAACAAGTAAATTATCAAGATTTTTGAGAACGGGTGAATTATCAATTCGTAAAGTATGGCATGCGCTAAATGCTGAACCTGATTCGGATGGTCGGCAGACATTTATTTCAGAACTTTGCTGGCGTGATTTTTATAATATGATTTATTTTGAAAATCCTAAACAAAAAACACAAGAAATAAAAGACCAGTATCGACAATTACAATGGAGTTATAATCAACCATTCTTTGAGAGATGGAAAAATGGACAAACTGGTTACCCAATTGTTGATGCTGGTATGAGACAACTTAATCAAACGGGATGGATGCATAATCGTTTGCGAATGATCGTCGCTTCTTTTTTGACAAAAGATTTAATGATCGATTGGCGGATGGGGGAGAAATATTTCCAGCAAAAATTGATTGATTATGATGCAGCAAGTAACATTGGCGGATGGCAATGGGCAGCATCTACAGGAACAGACGCCGTACCTTATTTTAGAATTTTTAATCCTACGACACAAGGTGAAAAATTTGATCCTTATGGAGAGTTTATTCGTCAGTTTATTCCGGAATTGAAAAATGTACCAAATAAATATATTCATGAACCCAATAAGATGCCAGTTGACATTCAAAAATCTTCTGGGGTTTCTCTAGGTGACGATTATCCGACTCCTATTGTCGATCATAGTAAAATTCGTTCAGAAATTCTTGCTTTTTTTAAAGAAAGCTCCATTTAG
- the nrdG gene encoding anaerobic ribonucleoside-triphosphate reductase activating protein: MRNPKPQEWLADELSQNYIGDYKAFNFVDGEGVRNSLYVSGCLFACEGCFNQAVQNFRYGKPFTKELEDKIIEDLSHDYVQGLTLLGGEPFLNTAVCLTVVDRVHEEFGSKKDIWSWSGYTFEELLLESKDKLELLNKIDILVDGRFELSKRNLNLQFRGSSNQRILDVKKSLACGKAVIWDKCHDAEQAYEQIKKGTLI; the protein is encoded by the coding sequence TTGAGAAATCCTAAACCACAAGAATGGTTAGCAGATGAGCTTAGTCAAAATTATATTGGTGATTATAAAGCGTTTAACTTTGTAGATGGTGAAGGCGTACGAAATAGCTTATACGTCAGTGGCTGTTTATTTGCTTGTGAAGGTTGCTTTAACCAAGCAGTTCAAAATTTCCGTTACGGTAAACCCTTTACCAAAGAATTAGAAGATAAAATCATCGAAGATCTATCTCATGATTATGTTCAGGGACTGACTTTATTAGGCGGAGAACCCTTTTTGAATACAGCCGTTTGTTTGACCGTTGTAGATCGAGTTCATGAGGAATTTGGCTCTAAAAAAGATATCTGGTCATGGTCTGGCTACACATTTGAAGAGTTATTATTAGAATCTAAAGACAAGCTGGAACTGTTAAATAAAATCGATATTCTCGTAGATGGACGATTTGAATTATCAAAAAGAAATTTAAATCTCCAATTCAGAGGTAGCAGTAATCAACGAATTCTTGATGTCAAAAAATCTCTAGCCTGTGGCAAAGCTGTGATTTGGGACAAATGCCACGATGCCGAACAAGCGTATGAACAAATAAAAAAAGGAACGTTGATTTAA